In the Ursus arctos isolate Adak ecotype North America unplaced genomic scaffold, UrsArc2.0 scaffold_19, whole genome shotgun sequence genome, one interval contains:
- the ZNF383 gene encoding zinc finger protein 383 isoform X3 → MVGRELTRGLCSDLESMCETKLLSLKKEVYEIESCQREIMGLTKHGLEYSSFRDILEYRSHFEKQLGYQSGHFSQEIVTHEYMPTFIQQTFFTLHQIINNEEKPYECKKCGKVFSQNSQFIQHQRIHIGEKSYECKECGKFFSCGSHVTRHLKIHTGEKPFECKECGKAFSCSSYLSQHQRIHTGKKPYECKECGKAFSYCSNLIDHQRIHTGEKPYECKVCGKAFTKSSQLFQHVRIHTGEKPYECKECGKAFTQSSKLVQHQRIHTGEKPYECKECGKAFSSGSALTNHQRIHTGEKPYDCKECGKAFTQSSQLRQHQRIHAGEKPFECLECGKAFTQNSQLFQHQRIHTDEKPYECSECGKAFNKCSNLTRHLRIHTGEKPYNCKECGKAFSSGSDLIRHQGIHTDE, encoded by the coding sequence atttggaATCAATGTGTGAAACCAAGTTACTGTCTCTGAAGAAGGAAGTTTATGAAATAGAATCATGCCAGAGGGAGATAATGGGACTTACAAAGCATGGCCTTGAGTACTCCAGCTTTAGAGACATTTTGGAATATAgaagccactttgaaaaacagctgGGATATCAAAGTGGGCATTTCAGCCAAGAAATAGTCACTCATGAATACATGCccacatttattcaacagacattCTTTACTCTACATCAAATAATTAATAATgaagagaaaccctatgaatgtaagaaGTGTGGAAAGGTCTTTAGTCAGAATTCACAATTTATTCAACATCAAAGAATTCATATTGGTGAAAAATCTTATGAATGTAAGGAGTGTGGGAAATTCTTTAGTTGTGGCTCCCATGTTACTCGACATCTGAAAATTCACACTGGCGAAAAACCCtttgaatgtaaggaatgtgggaaggctttCAGTTGTAGCTCCTACCTTTCTCAACATCAACGAATTCATACTGGTAagaagccctatgaatgtaaggaatgtgggaaggcctttagcTATTGCTCAAATCTTATCGaccatcagagaattcacactggtgaaaaaccctatgaatgtaaagTATGCGGGAAAGCCTTTACTAAGAGCTCACAACTTTTTCAACATGTGAGAATTCATACaggtgagaaaccctatgaatgtaaagaatgtggcaaagctTTTACTCAGAGCTCAAAGCTTGTTcagcatcagagaattcatactggtgaaAAACCCTATGAGtgcaaggaatgtgggaaagcctttagtaGTGGCTCAGCACttactaatcatcagagaattcacactgggGAGAAACCTTATGattgtaaggaatgtgggaaagcttttACTCAGAGCTCACAACTTCGtcaacatcagagaattcatgcCGGTGAGAAACCCTTTGAATGTCTTGAATGTGGAAAGGCCTTTACTCAGAACTCACAACTTTTtcaacatcagagaattcatacagaTGAAAAACCATATGAATGTAGTGAATGTGGAAAGGCCTTTAATAAATGCTCAAACCTTACGCGACATCtgagaattcatactggtgaaAAGCCCTATAactgtaaggaatgtgggaaggcatTTAGCAGTGGCTCAGATCTCATTCGTCATCAGGGAATTCATACTGATGAATAA